The proteins below are encoded in one region of Aestuariivirga litoralis:
- a CDS encoding GcvT family protein — MSEFQVVIIGGGAMGVSLLYHLTKLGWRDVALVEKNDLTHGSTWHAAGLCTHFAHNPTIQELRATSVRLYRDILPEETGESCGFHRSGAMRVTRNPERMDEFRHVAGLSEFTGYPLEILTRERIAELHPLATLDELIGGIYEPDDGHVDPSLATNAMAKVAMRNGATIQRYNPVHAIRREDDVWIIETAKGVLKAKHIVNAAGTWGFEVGRMMGVNVPSVPVLHQYLVTDTVPEIAARQKAGLAELPIIRDPEESWYCRQERDGFILGPYEKQAQVWSVDGVPPEFGAELMPPDLERVEHIIEAAMARVPALGTAGVKTAINGPITFTPDANPLIGPAFGVPGAWLLTGSSMGVMEGGGAGKFLAHWMVHGAPPMDALAVDSRRFGPWADRDFRVAKAVECFGLQFGVHYPFEERPAGRKIRMSPLYDLMIERGAVMGAAHGAERPNWFSDKPGDETKDSFRHTNWFSAVAREVDAVSNRVALADLSVFSKFEITGVDTIRFLNALGANAPPKLGRIGLTHALTPAGGVASEFTVAVLTEQRAYLNSAAAAEEMDFDLLRERAAGFDVSIRNLTDEWAVIGLMGPRSADVLKALTSQDLGKWLTVQDITIAGISLMAIRVSYVGELGWELHLPRPQAAQLFRALEDAGKPFGIGYYGSYAANSMRLEKGYRGWGMDLTTERTPLESGLAFLVKSEGRSFVGRDAMLKRQPGWDMVLLEIDTDGEVEPFYSHTVFAQGRPIGVVTSGAYGHRVKKSLALAFLREPQIRDGFTVKLLGRERAARILSTPPYDPQNLRLKGVAP, encoded by the coding sequence ATGAGTGAGTTTCAGGTGGTGATCATTGGTGGCGGCGCGATGGGCGTCTCGCTGCTCTATCACCTCACCAAGCTGGGCTGGCGCGATGTGGCGCTGGTCGAGAAGAATGATCTCACCCATGGCTCCACCTGGCATGCGGCGGGGCTGTGCACGCATTTCGCGCATAACCCGACCATCCAGGAATTGCGTGCCACATCAGTGCGGCTCTACCGTGATATTCTGCCGGAAGAGACGGGTGAATCCTGCGGCTTCCACCGCAGCGGCGCGATGCGGGTGACGCGCAATCCGGAGCGCATGGATGAATTCCGCCATGTGGCGGGGCTGTCGGAATTCACTGGCTATCCGCTTGAAATTTTGACGCGTGAGCGCATCGCGGAATTGCATCCACTGGCGACGCTGGATGAATTGATCGGCGGCATTTATGAGCCGGATGATGGGCATGTTGATCCTTCGCTCGCAACCAATGCTATGGCGAAGGTGGCGATGAGAAATGGTGCTACCATCCAACGTTACAATCCGGTTCACGCTATCAGGCGCGAAGATGATGTGTGGATCATTGAAACCGCCAAGGGCGTGCTGAAGGCGAAGCACATCGTCAATGCCGCCGGCACATGGGGTTTCGAAGTGGGCCGGATGATGGGCGTCAATGTGCCATCGGTGCCGGTGCTGCATCAATATTTGGTCACCGATACGGTGCCCGAAATTGCAGCGCGCCAGAAGGCCGGGCTGGCCGAGCTTCCGATCATCCGCGACCCGGAAGAAAGCTGGTATTGCCGGCAAGAGCGCGATGGTTTCATTCTTGGGCCTTACGAGAAGCAGGCGCAGGTGTGGTCAGTCGATGGCGTGCCGCCGGAGTTTGGTGCTGAGCTAATGCCACCTGATCTTGAACGCGTCGAACATATTATCGAAGCCGCGATGGCGCGCGTCCCGGCGCTGGGTACGGCAGGCGTGAAGACGGCGATCAATGGTCCGATCACCTTCACGCCCGATGCCAACCCGCTGATCGGGCCTGCCTTTGGCGTGCCGGGTGCGTGGCTGCTGACCGGGTCTTCCATGGGTGTGATGGAAGGTGGCGGTGCGGGGAAATTCCTGGCGCATTGGATGGTGCATGGCGCGCCGCCGATGGATGCGTTGGCGGTGGATAGCCGCCGCTTCGGGCCATGGGCTGACCGCGATTTCCGCGTGGCGAAGGCGGTGGAATGTTTCGGCTTGCAATTCGGCGTGCATTATCCATTCGAGGAGCGGCCTGCGGGGCGCAAGATCCGCATGTCGCCGCTTTATGATCTGATGATTGAGCGTGGCGCGGTGATGGGTGCGGCCCATGGCGCCGAGCGACCCAACTGGTTCTCGGACAAGCCCGGTGATGAGACGAAGGATAGTTTCCGCCACACCAACTGGTTTTCCGCCGTGGCGCGCGAAGTGGATGCGGTGAGCAACCGCGTGGCGCTGGCTGATCTTTCGGTGTTTTCAAAGTTTGAAATCACCGGCGTGGATACGATCCGCTTCCTCAATGCGCTGGGGGCCAATGCGCCGCCGAAGTTGGGGCGCATCGGCCTGACGCATGCGCTCACGCCTGCGGGTGGTGTGGCAAGTGAATTTACCGTGGCAGTGCTGACGGAGCAGCGTGCCTATTTGAACTCTGCGGCCGCGGCCGAAGAGATGGATTTCGATCTGCTGCGCGAACGTGCTGCGGGTTTTGATGTCAGCATCCGCAACCTGACCGATGAATGGGCTGTCATCGGCCTGATGGGCCCGCGTTCTGCTGATGTGCTCAAGGCATTGACCTCCCAGGACTTGGGAAAGTGGCTCACAGTGCAGGACATCACCATTGCGGGCATTTCCTTGATGGCGATCCGCGTCTCCTATGTCGGCGAGCTCGGTTGGGAATTGCATCTGCCGCGTCCTCAGGCGGCGCAGCTTTTCCGCGCGCTTGAAGATGCGGGAAAACCATTCGGCATCGGATATTACGGGTCCTATGCCGCCAACAGCATGCGGCTTGAAAAGGGCTATCGCGGCTGGGGCATGGACTTGACCACCGAGCGCACGCCGCTGGAAAGTGGATTGGCATTCCTAGTGAAATCGGAAGGCCGCAGCTTTGTGGGCCGCGATGCGATGCTGAAGCGCCAGCCAGGCTGGGACATGGTGCTGCTTGAAATCGATACTGATGGCGAAGTGGAGCCGTTCTATTCGCATACAGTATTCGCACAGGGTCGACCGATTGGTGTCGTCACCTCCGGCGCCTATGGGCACCGGGTGAAGAAATCACTGGCGCTGGCCTTCCTGCGCGAGC
- a CDS encoding LysR family transcriptional regulator, translating into MTKKPKLKSQAHANSNLLKGMEVFEAVAETGQMTAAARMLGLTQSAASQHIATLEKAYGAVLFDRSVRPARLTQAGTLLHRHAARILNEVNDLETEMRHQGPTPISVLRLGILASIATTLTPGLVALAKKGFGVRDVTLHAGLSTDHETLLRTRKADLAITSNPFYDMEGLERHAVLQESFLLVVPAGYRGPTDSLDSIQKRLPLIRFADTTGVGRLITQHLRRIRLTPQEVIQADRSSMVTACVCNGMGFTLLTPTLLIDGLVERMPLRVLPLPAARLTRTITVVARERELGDFPARVTEMTRDKLVEQVGQYMGETGTSALTLAQD; encoded by the coding sequence ATGACAAAGAAACCCAAACTGAAAAGCCAGGCGCATGCCAATTCAAATCTGTTGAAGGGCATGGAAGTTTTCGAGGCTGTCGCCGAAACCGGCCAGATGACGGCAGCAGCACGCATGCTGGGCCTCACCCAATCGGCCGCGTCGCAGCACATCGCGACGCTGGAGAAGGCCTATGGTGCAGTCTTGTTTGATCGCAGCGTCAGGCCTGCGCGTCTCACACAGGCCGGAACATTGCTGCACCGTCACGCGGCGCGCATTCTCAATGAGGTCAACGATCTCGAAACCGAAATGCGCCACCAGGGGCCCACGCCGATCAGCGTGCTGCGCCTCGGCATCCTGGCGTCGATTGCAACGACACTCACCCCTGGATTGGTTGCGCTCGCTAAAAAGGGTTTCGGTGTGCGTGATGTCACGCTGCACGCGGGCTTGAGCACCGATCATGAAACCTTGCTGCGCACCCGCAAGGCCGACCTCGCGATCACCTCAAATCCATTCTACGACATGGAGGGTTTGGAGCGTCATGCCGTGCTGCAGGAATCCTTCCTGCTGGTTGTGCCTGCGGGTTATCGCGGGCCCACCGACAGCCTGGACTCGATCCAGAAGCGCCTGCCGCTGATCCGCTTTGCCGACACGACGGGTGTGGGCCGCCTGATCACCCAGCACTTGCGGCGCATCCGTTTGACTCCGCAGGAAGTGATCCAGGCCGACCGCTCCAGCATGGTCACGGCCTGCGTCTGCAATGGCATGGGCTTCACGCTGCTCACTCCTACGCTGCTGATTGACGGCCTTGTCGAGCGTATGCCCCTGCGCGTCTTGCCCTTGCCCGCAGCACGGCTCACCCGCACGATCACCGTTGTTGCGCGCGAAAGAGAACTGGGCGATTTCCCGGCGCGCGTGACGGAGATGACGCGCGACAAGCTGGTGGAACAGGTCGGGCAATATATGGGAGAGACGGGAACTTCCGCCCTCACGCTTGCTCAGGATTGA
- a CDS encoding GcvT family protein codes for MKKIIIIGGGAVGLSVAYHLARRGEGDVTLLERNQLTSGTSWHAAGIVGPLRATASMTRIASHALTLFPELEAETGMSTGYRRTGGYWLARQPERMDELHRIAAVGRHMGLTPQVFAPRDVQVPQLDLSGHVGALMVPEDANVNPVDLCMAYARAAKNRGVKIREGVEVSRITTREARVTGVALADDTEMAADCVVLCAGAWSRKLADEIGVALPLQAVEHMYIVTEPIAGLPNPFPVVRDLDAGIYVKGDAGRLVIGGFEPNAKAWNAYGPEGNRAFLEMPEDWEQFGPFMEAALALIPQLAEVGIQRFMNGPESFTADTRPLVGETPEVDGLFVAAGMNSVGIMSSAGIGAVLADWIAAGAEPRDLWGIDIARVDAATAAPEHMKERMKEAVSDLFAMHWPFKQPTAGRGLRKSALHDHWAAQGAVFGLTVGWERGLWYARSNDERDLPYSAGDQPWQAIAESEAAQMKDGTALLDLSPFSKIDVSGPGALRLLNQMATAQMDVTQGRAVYTLMLNAKGGIEADVTITRLGDSAFRIVSAAATRRRDLALLRRAARGLDVVIADRTEEFCVIGVMGAGSRGTLAALSKDDWNAFAFSTARDVTIAGVRCSATRISYVGDLGWEITVANDSAGKAFDALIGAGARPMGHYALNGCRIEKGYRHWGHDLGPEITPLEAGLGFAVDWKKDFNGKAALLKQKQDGISQRLVLLDVEGHPLIVHDEPVTENGAVVGLTTSGAKGARTGLTLALALVSVKKNEMLAETAARSFMVDVAGKSYQTKVLSKVPFDPAGERMRG; via the coding sequence ATGAAAAAGATCATCATCATTGGTGGCGGTGCGGTGGGCCTGAGCGTGGCCTATCATCTGGCACGGCGTGGCGAAGGCGATGTGACATTGCTGGAGCGCAACCAATTGACCTCCGGCACCAGCTGGCATGCGGCAGGCATTGTGGGCCCGTTGCGCGCCACCGCCAGCATGACGCGGATCGCCTCGCATGCGCTGACACTGTTTCCGGAACTGGAAGCCGAGACGGGCATGAGCACAGGCTATCGCCGCACTGGCGGCTATTGGTTGGCGCGCCAGCCGGAACGCATGGATGAGCTGCACCGGATTGCCGCCGTGGGGCGGCATATGGGTTTGACGCCGCAGGTTTTTGCGCCGCGTGATGTGCAGGTGCCGCAGCTTGATCTTTCCGGCCATGTCGGCGCGCTGATGGTGCCCGAAGATGCCAATGTGAATCCGGTTGATCTCTGCATGGCTTATGCACGCGCGGCGAAAAATCGCGGCGTGAAAATCCGTGAAGGTGTTGAGGTGAGCCGCATCACCACGCGTGAAGCCCGCGTCACCGGTGTTGCGCTGGCGGATGACACTGAGATGGCGGCGGACTGTGTGGTGCTGTGCGCCGGAGCATGGTCGAGGAAACTGGCCGACGAAATTGGCGTTGCCTTGCCGCTGCAGGCGGTGGAGCACATGTATATTGTAACCGAGCCGATTGCAGGTCTGCCCAACCCCTTCCCCGTGGTGCGCGATCTTGATGCTGGGATCTATGTGAAGGGCGATGCGGGGCGTTTGGTGATCGGCGGGTTTGAGCCCAATGCCAAAGCCTGGAACGCTTATGGCCCGGAAGGCAACCGCGCTTTTCTGGAAATGCCGGAGGACTGGGAGCAATTCGGCCCCTTCATGGAAGCGGCACTAGCACTGATCCCGCAACTCGCTGAAGTGGGCATCCAGCGCTTCATGAATGGGCCGGAAAGCTTCACCGCCGACACGCGGCCACTGGTAGGAGAAACGCCGGAAGTGGACGGGTTGTTCGTGGCGGCGGGGATGAATTCGGTGGGCATCATGAGCTCGGCAGGCATCGGCGCCGTGCTGGCCGACTGGATCGCCGCGGGTGCCGAGCCGCGCGATTTGTGGGGCATTGATATTGCACGCGTGGATGCGGCGACGGCTGCGCCTGAACATATGAAGGAGCGGATGAAGGAAGCCGTGTCCGATCTGTTCGCGATGCATTGGCCGTTCAAGCAGCCCACCGCCGGGCGCGGTTTGCGCAAGTCGGCACTGCATGACCACTGGGCTGCGCAAGGTGCTGTGTTCGGATTGACAGTGGGTTGGGAGCGTGGGCTTTGGTATGCGCGCAGCAATGACGAGCGTGACCTGCCCTATTCCGCTGGTGATCAGCCATGGCAGGCGATTGCCGAAAGCGAGGCCGCGCAGATGAAAGACGGTACGGCGCTGCTTGATCTTTCACCCTTCAGCAAGATTGATGTGAGCGGGCCTGGTGCGTTGCGCCTGTTGAACCAGATGGCCACGGCGCAGATGGATGTGACGCAGGGCCGCGCGGTCTATACGCTGATGCTGAACGCGAAGGGCGGCATTGAAGCGGATGTGACGATCACGCGGCTGGGCGACAGCGCGTTCCGCATCGTGTCGGCTGCCGCAACCCGCCGCCGTGATCTGGCGCTGCTGCGGCGCGCGGCGCGGGGTCTTGATGTTGTAATTGCGGATCGCACGGAAGAATTCTGCGTGATCGGCGTGATGGGCGCTGGCTCGCGTGGCACGCTTGCTGCGCTGTCCAAGGATGACTGGAACGCGTTTGCGTTCAGCACGGCGCGCGATGTGACGATTGCGGGCGTGCGCTGTTCCGCCACGCGGATTTCCTATGTCGGTGATCTGGGCTGGGAGATCACCGTTGCGAATGACAGTGCTGGCAAAGCGTTTGATGCGTTGATCGGCGCGGGCGCCAGACCCATGGGGCATTATGCGTTGAATGGATGCCGCATCGAAAAGGGCTATCGCCATTGGGGGCATGATCTGGGGCCGGAGATTACACCGCTGGAAGCCGGGCTTGGATTTGCAGTGGATTGGAAGAAAGACTTCAATGGCAAAGCCGCTTTGCTGAAGCAGAAACAAGATGGCATCAGCCAGCGTTTGGTGTTGCTGGATGTGGAGGGCCATCCGCTGATTGTGCATGATGAGCCAGTCACAGAGAATGGCGCTGTTGTTGGCCTCACGACTTCCGGTGCCAAGGGTGCGCGGACGGGCCTCACACTGGCGCTGGCGTTGGTGAGCGTGAAGAAAAATGAAATGCTGGCCGAAACAGCTGCGCGATCTTTCATGGTCGATGTCGCCGGGAAATCTTACCAAACGAAAGTGCTGAGCAAAGTACCCTTCGATCCGGCGGGTGAAAGGATGAGGGGATGA
- a CDS encoding trimethylamine methyltransferase family protein, protein MEQAHNPRRRRASSTEKVEAPRAPYINRKLSTFSVLSEEGLALIEANADTILHDTGMEFVGDPEIIAIFKAAGCDVQDTRVRFERGFCRKTIQATAPKQFTQHARNPANNVVMGGSNSVLCPSWGPPFVHDLDKGRRYATYADFTNLVKLHQTLPWLHHSGGVVCEPVDLPANKRHLDMLYAHIRWSDRPFMGAFIGAERAGHAIEMARIVFGADYVANNPVLYCVSNTNAPLVLDSHMSGALKTYARANQPVACTPWVLTGAMSPTTVAGTLAQVLAEATACLALVQLINPGAPCLMGSFASTMSMQSGAPTFGTPEAGLMVLAAGQLARRLGVPLHTVGTLSASKLPDAQSEQEATWGLLMSMFAGANLINHATGWLEGGLVTSFEKTIIDHDLCGKVARFFDGIDLSENAQAMSAIAETGPGQHFLGSDHTRLNFMGALFRPLTPDNNSFEQWQAEGGVDAATRANRIWKRNLEQYQDPGLDPAIDEALQAYIAKVKSLQPDQNYY, encoded by the coding sequence ATGGAGCAAGCACACAATCCGCGCCGTAGACGCGCTTCCAGCACGGAGAAAGTGGAGGCTCCGCGTGCGCCCTATATCAACCGCAAGCTTTCCACCTTCAGCGTGTTGAGCGAAGAAGGCCTGGCGCTCATTGAAGCCAATGCCGACACGATCCTGCATGACACAGGCATGGAGTTTGTTGGCGATCCTGAGATCATCGCCATCTTCAAAGCGGCAGGTTGCGACGTGCAGGACACGCGCGTGCGGTTTGAGCGCGGCTTCTGCCGCAAGACCATTCAGGCCACGGCGCCGAAGCAATTCACCCAGCATGCGCGCAACCCGGCCAACAATGTGGTGATGGGTGGCAGCAACAGCGTGCTCTGCCCCTCATGGGGGCCACCCTTTGTGCATGATCTCGACAAGGGCCGGCGCTACGCGACCTATGCCGATTTCACCAATCTGGTGAAGCTGCACCAAACGCTGCCGTGGTTGCATCATTCCGGTGGCGTGGTGTGCGAGCCGGTGGATCTGCCCGCCAACAAGCGGCATCTCGACATGCTTTATGCCCACATTCGCTGGTCTGACCGGCCGTTTATGGGCGCTTTCATCGGAGCAGAACGTGCGGGCCATGCGATTGAGATGGCCCGGATTGTTTTCGGTGCGGATTATGTGGCGAACAATCCGGTGCTCTATTGCGTGTCGAATACCAATGCGCCGCTGGTTTTGGATTCACATATGTCGGGCGCGCTGAAAACTTATGCGCGCGCCAACCAGCCGGTGGCTTGCACGCCGTGGGTACTGACCGGTGCGATGAGCCCAACCACTGTGGCGGGGACTCTTGCGCAGGTTTTGGCAGAAGCGACTGCTTGTTTGGCGTTAGTGCAATTGATCAATCCCGGCGCGCCGTGCCTGATGGGAAGCTTTGCTTCCACCATGTCAATGCAATCGGGCGCGCCTACATTTGGCACGCCGGAGGCAGGCTTGATGGTGCTGGCGGCGGGGCAACTCGCGCGGCGTCTGGGTGTGCCGCTACATACTGTGGGCACATTGTCTGCATCGAAACTTCCTGATGCGCAGAGCGAGCAGGAGGCGACTTGGGGCTTGCTGATGTCGATGTTCGCAGGCGCCAACCTGATCAACCACGCCACGGGCTGGCTGGAAGGCGGGCTGGTCACTTCGTTTGAGAAGACCATCATTGATCATGATCTCTGCGGCAAGGTTGCGCGGTTCTTCGACGGCATTGACCTCAGCGAAAATGCCCAGGCGATGAGCGCCATTGCCGAAACAGGGCCGGGCCAACATTTCCTTGGCAGCGATCATACGCGGCTGAATTTCATGGGCGCATTGTTCCGGCCGCTGACACCCGACAATAATTCATTCGAGCAATGGCAGGCTGAAGGCGGCGTTGATGCCGCCACGCGCGCCAACCGAATCTGGAAACGGAACCTGGAGCAATATCAGGACCCGGGACTTGATCCGGCAATTGACGAAGCGCTGCAGGCCTATATCGCCAAGGTGAAATCCTTGCAGCCTGACCAGAATTATTACTGA